Proteins encoded within one genomic window of Brassica rapa cultivar Chiifu-401-42 chromosome A09, CAAS_Brap_v3.01, whole genome shotgun sequence:
- the LOC103837665 gene encoding uncharacterized protein LOC103837665 produces the protein MSPPTLDQLHTYHADERVIFSKLVLQFSRSPSESLLVMATWFWLENFGFEEIFSTIFALPDRLIASFANEAVSCFRCIEFAHPPNGFDQIPLTSRYLQKHISLPMIYKHRYTAIAGIKTFLTTICSRIFSDILTQVLPYSSPPFSVPGLNDSLIIPGFPHPTFGNISVMRPDVVDGANTFNSNSSFLFPKGLWEWNDHCMESENDRTMFITFSRGFPVSQAEVKELFTNRFGEKCVVGVYMRGDCVSSPNIIACNNVQQQPLFAKLVLDSVVTVDRILEGEKIQKFRINGKHIRARKYNEKKDRRT, from the coding sequence ATGTCACCTCCCACACTAGACCAACTACACACTTACCATGCCGACGAGAGGGTGATATTCTCTAAACTGGTCCTACAGTTTTCAAGATCACCATCTGAATCACTCCTTGTCATGGCTACATGGTTTTGGCTTGAAAACTTTGGTTTTGAAGAAATTTTCTCAACCATCTTTGCTCTTCCAGATCGACTCATTGCATCTTTTGCTAACGAAGCTGTTTCTTGCTTCCGATGTATCGAGTTCGCTCATCCCCCAAATGGCTTCGATCAGATCCCTCTCACTTCAAGATATTTACAAAAACACATTTCACTTCCCATGATTTACAAACATCGATACACCGCCATTGCTGGAATCAAAACCTTTCTAACCACCATTTGTTCTAGAATTTTTTCCGACATTCTTACACAAGTTCTTCCATATTCTTCCCCACCATTTTCCGTCCCTGGATTAAACGACTCTCTGATCATACCTGGCTTCCCGCATCCAACTTTTGGAAATATCAGCGTCATGCGACCTGATGTAGTTGATGGGGCTAACACATTCAACAGCAACAGCTCATTCCTCTTCCCAAAGGGTCTTTGGGAGTGGAACGATCACTGCATGGAAAGTGAGAACGACCGAACGATGTTTATAACGTTTTCTCGTGGCTTTCCTGTGTCGCAGGCCGAAGTTAAGGAGCTTTTCACCAACAGATTTGGAGAAAAGTGTGTGGTAGGCGTTTACATGCGAGGAGATTGCGTAAGTTCACCTAACATAATTGCGTGTAATAATGTTCAGCAACAACCACTGTTTGCAAAGCTGGTTTTGGACTCGGTTGTTACTGTGGATCGCATACTAGAAGGTGAGAAGATCCAAAAGTTTCGGATCAATGGTAAACACATTAGGGCTCGTAAATACAACGAGAAGAAGGACAGACGTACTTGA
- the LOC103837664 gene encoding bifunctional nuclease 2 isoform X1, translating to MPGVAFSSVPSSDLGIFSSSSDFTAYTASLSSPSSSFRCCIPLKLNLRSLRSRRSPKLSPICCSTSRSGLGDPDLEFLQASVLVAETSMHYKMRRNGFREDSIWEASRHLPPFAVRASESRVGVLPIGLGFLRQFKHPTIFLKISCDGDYLLPLIVGDAAVETLLDVSPLQGHIEECPDQFHFVSSLVDRLGHQVKMVKLTSRVFNTYYASLYLGKPGDDDVICIDSRPSDAINVARACQAPIYVNKTIVLEDAIKIGYGGRPKSTKPIFNVILDSAPEGPDPISEELKLVRNMNLASKEERYTDAGIYLLSYSALCHVCSMCFANSSIFIFFPGM from the exons ATGCCAGGAGTTGCTTTTTCATCTGTTCCTTCCTCCGATCTGGgaatcttctcctcctcctccgactTCACGGCCTACACAGCCTCGCTCTCATCTCCCTCCTCTTCCTTCCGCTGCTGCATCCCATTGAAATTGAATCTCAGATCGCTACGCTCTCGCCGCTCCCCTAAGCTATCTCCTATTTGCTGCTCCACCTCCCGATCCGGCCTCGGGGATCCCGATCTCGAGTTTCTCCAAGCCTCTGTCCTCGTCGCAG AGACAAGTATGCATTACAAAATGAGGAGAAATGGATTCCGGGAAGATTCGATTTGGGAAGCATCAAGGCATCTCCCACCTTTTGCGGTGAGAGCGAGTGAATCCAGGGTTGGCGTTTTGCCTATTGGACTTGGATTCCTTCGCCAATTCAAGCACCCTACTATTTTTCTCAAGATCTCTTGTGATGGCGACTACTTGCTTCCCCTTATTGTTGGGGATGCTGCTGTTGAGACACTATTAGACGTATCTCCACTCCAAGGCCACATTGAG GAATGCCCTGATCAGTTCCACTTTGTGTCTTCTCTTGTCGACAGACTTGGGCATCAA GTTAAAATGGTAAAGCTTACAAGTAGAGTTTTCAACACTTACTATGCAAGCCTATATCTCGGCAAG CCAGGAGACGATGATGTTATATGCATTGATTCACGGCCATCAGACGCCATCAACGTTGCAAGAGCATGCCAG GCTCCGATATACGTGAATAAAACAATTGTCCTGGAAGATGCTATCAAGATTGGTTATGGAGGCAGACCGAAGAGCACAAAGCCCATTTTTAATGTTATCCTTGACAG CGCTCCAGAGGGACCAGATCCCATATCGGAGGAGCTTAAACTAGTGAGGAATATGAATTTGGCGTCTAAAGAGGAAAGGTACACCGATGCAGGTATATACTTACTCAGTTACTCTGCTCTATGTCATGTGTGTTCAATGTGCTTTGCAAACTcctcaatatttattttttttcctggGATGTAG
- the LOC103837664 gene encoding bifunctional nuclease 2 isoform X2, translating to MPGVAFSSVPSSDLGIFSSSSDFTAYTASLSSPSSSFRCCIPLKLNLRSLRSRRSPKLSPICCSTSRSGLGDPDLEFLQASVLVAETSMHYKMRRNGFREDSIWEASRHLPPFAVRASESRVGVLPIGLGFLRQFKHPTIFLKISCDGDYLLPLIVGDAAVETLLDVSPLQGHIEECPDQFHFVSSLVDRLGHQVKMVKLTSRVFNTYYASLYLGKPGDDDVICIDSRPSDAINVARACQAPIYVNKTIVLEDAIKIGYGGRPKSTKPIFNVILDSAPEGPDPISEELKLVRNMNLASKEERYTDAAMWRDRLKKLQNSSSVVYEGLATPESYD from the exons ATGCCAGGAGTTGCTTTTTCATCTGTTCCTTCCTCCGATCTGGgaatcttctcctcctcctccgactTCACGGCCTACACAGCCTCGCTCTCATCTCCCTCCTCTTCCTTCCGCTGCTGCATCCCATTGAAATTGAATCTCAGATCGCTACGCTCTCGCCGCTCCCCTAAGCTATCTCCTATTTGCTGCTCCACCTCCCGATCCGGCCTCGGGGATCCCGATCTCGAGTTTCTCCAAGCCTCTGTCCTCGTCGCAG AGACAAGTATGCATTACAAAATGAGGAGAAATGGATTCCGGGAAGATTCGATTTGGGAAGCATCAAGGCATCTCCCACCTTTTGCGGTGAGAGCGAGTGAATCCAGGGTTGGCGTTTTGCCTATTGGACTTGGATTCCTTCGCCAATTCAAGCACCCTACTATTTTTCTCAAGATCTCTTGTGATGGCGACTACTTGCTTCCCCTTATTGTTGGGGATGCTGCTGTTGAGACACTATTAGACGTATCTCCACTCCAAGGCCACATTGAG GAATGCCCTGATCAGTTCCACTTTGTGTCTTCTCTTGTCGACAGACTTGGGCATCAA GTTAAAATGGTAAAGCTTACAAGTAGAGTTTTCAACACTTACTATGCAAGCCTATATCTCGGCAAG CCAGGAGACGATGATGTTATATGCATTGATTCACGGCCATCAGACGCCATCAACGTTGCAAGAGCATGCCAG GCTCCGATATACGTGAATAAAACAATTGTCCTGGAAGATGCTATCAAGATTGGTTATGGAGGCAGACCGAAGAGCACAAAGCCCATTTTTAATGTTATCCTTGACAG CGCTCCAGAGGGACCAGATCCCATATCGGAGGAGCTTAAACTAGTGAGGAATATGAATTTGGCGTCTAAAGAGGAAAGGTACACCGATGCAG CGATGTGGAGAGACCGGTTGAAGAAGCTTCAGAACTCGAG CTCAGTTGTATACGAGGGTTTAGCAACTCCTGAGAGCTACGACTAG
- the LOC103837662 gene encoding uncharacterized protein LOC103837662 isoform X3: MAEGGNRVPSSVSVIDAHELLQAGHRYLDVRTPEEFSQGHATGAINVPYMNRGMSKNPNFLEQVSSHFGKGDEVLVGCQSGGRSLRATAELLDAGFTGVKDISGGYSAWAQNGLPTQD, translated from the exons ATGGCGGAGGGGGGAAACAGAGTCCCATCGTCGGTGTCGGTCATAGACGCCCACGAACTTCTTCAAGCCGGCCACCGCTATTTGGACGTCAG GACTCCAGAAGAGTTCAGCCAGGGACATGCCACTGGGGCCATCAACGTTCCTTACATGAACCGAG gGATGTCAAAGAATCCAAACTTCTTGGAACAAGTCTCCTCCCATTTCGGAAAAGGTGATGAGGTCCTTGTGGGTTGCCAGAGCGGGGGAAGATCTTTGAGAGCCACGGCTGAGCTTCTTGATGCT GGTTTCACGGGAGTCAAAGATATCTCCGGTGGCTATTCTGCCTGGGCCCAGAATGGTCTTCCTACACAAGACTGA
- the LOC103837662 gene encoding uncharacterized protein LOC103837662 isoform X2: MAEGGNRVPSSVSVIDAHELLQAGHRYLDVRTPEEFSQGHATGAINVPYMNRGNFFAFWMSKNPNFLEQVSSHFGKGDEVLVGCQSGGRSLRATAELLDAGFTGVKDISGGYSAWAQNGLPTQD, encoded by the exons ATGGCGGAGGGGGGAAACAGAGTCCCATCGTCGGTGTCGGTCATAGACGCCCACGAACTTCTTCAAGCCGGCCACCGCTATTTGGACGTCAG GACTCCAGAAGAGTTCAGCCAGGGACATGCCACTGGGGCCATCAACGTTCCTTACATGAACCGAGGAAATTTCTTCGCTTTCt gGATGTCAAAGAATCCAAACTTCTTGGAACAAGTCTCCTCCCATTTCGGAAAAGGTGATGAGGTCCTTGTGGGTTGCCAGAGCGGGGGAAGATCTTTGAGAGCCACGGCTGAGCTTCTTGATGCT GGTTTCACGGGAGTCAAAGATATCTCCGGTGGCTATTCTGCCTGGGCCCAGAATGGTCTTCCTACACAAGACTGA
- the LOC103837662 gene encoding uncharacterized protein LOC103837662 isoform X1 has product MSREFNSTNENHTWDLVEATRKMNIVGCRWVFTIKYNPDGSIDRYKARIVAKGFHQQPGIDFNDTFSPVIKSTTIRLVLGLAVSSDWPIRQIDVNTAFLQGHLDEEVFMCQPPGFTDSDRPSHVCRLRKAIYGLKQAPRAWYSELKSFLLSVGFQNSLADTSLFILRHEGKFVYLLVYVDDILVTGTSTDLVQQVIDALAAKFSIKDMGHLSYFLGIEATRTPQGLHLMQRKYVTDLLHKTNMLHAKPVATPLPSSPKLTLNSGSPLSDPAEYRSVVGSLQYLALTRPDVSYAVNRLSQFMHRPTVDHWNAVKRVLRYLSGTLTHGILLRKQSAPLLHAYSDADWAGDSDDYVSTNGYIVYLGSQPLSWTSKKQKGVARSSTEAEYRAVANTAAEVRWVCSLLTELGVNLSSAPTVYCDNIGATYLCANPVFHSRMKHIAIDYHFVRSQIQSHALRVTHVSTHDQLADGFTKPLQRNQFQNLRAKIGVTKVPPS; this is encoded by the coding sequence ATGTCTAGGGAGTTCAACTCTACTAATGAGAACCATACATGGGACCTTGTAGAAGCTACTCGCAAGATGAATATTGTGGGCTGTCGATGGGTGTTCACCATTAAATATAATCCAGATGGTAGCATTGATCGTTACAAGGCACGAATCGTGGCTAAAGGCTTTCATCAACAACCTGGGATTGACTTTAATGATACCTTCAGCCCGGTGATTAAATCAACCACCATTCGGTTAGTCTTGGGTCTTGCCGTTAGCTCTGACTGGCCAATACGGCAAATAGATGTCAACACTGCGTTTTTACAAGGTCATCTCGATGAAGAGGTCTTCATGTGCCAACCACCTGGGTTTACTGATTCAGATCGTCCCTCACATGTCTGTCGTCTGCGGAAAGCAATTTATGGACTCAAACAGGCTCCTCGTGCTTGGTACTCTGAACTTAAATCTTTCCTACTCAGTGTTGGGTTCCAGAACTCACTTGCAGATACATCTCTATTTATACTGCGCCATGAGGGCAAGTTTGTGTACCTCTTGGTATACGTTGATGACATTCTTGTCACGGGCACAAGCACAGACCTTGTGCAACAGGTTATTGATGCTCTGGCCGCAAAATTCTCTATCAAAGACATGGGACATCTGAGTTATTTTCTGGGAATCGAAGCTACTAGAACACCACAAGGGTTACACCTAATGCAACGGAAATATGTCACTGACTTGCTACACAAGACAAATATGCTTCATGCTAAGCCTGTTGCGACCCCTCTTCCTTCGTCTCCAAAGCTCACCTTGAACTCGGGTTCTCCACTGTCTGATCCTGCTGAGTACAGAAGCGTCGTCGGAAGTCTTCAGTATCTCGCCCTTACTCGTCCTGATGTCTCGTACGCGGTCAACCGTCTCTCGCAATTCATGCATAGACCTACAGTGGATCATTGGAACGCGGTGAAACGTGTCTTGCGTTATCTCTCTggtactcttactcatggcatTCTCCTACGCAAACAGTCCGCTCCTCTTCTTCATGCCTACTCCGACGCCGACTGGGCTGGAGACAGCGATGATTATGTCTCCACCAATGGCTATATTGTCTACCTCGGTTCTCAGCCTCTGTCTTGGACATCTAAGAAACAGAAAGGAGTTGCTCGCTCATCTACTGAGGCTGAGTATCGTGCTGTAGCCAACACGGCCGCAGAAGTCCGATGGGTATGCTCGCTGCTCACTGAGCTAGGTGTCAATCTTTCCTCTGCACCTACCGTGTATTGTGATAATATTGGTGCTACGTACTTGTGCGCCAATCCTGTGTTTCACTCTCGCATGAAACATATTGCGATTGATTATCACTTTGTTCGCAGTCAGATCCAGTCCCATGCTCTCCGAGTCACTCATGTCTCCACGCATGATCAGCTTgctgatggcttcaccaaaccTCTGCAACGAAACCAGTTCCAGAACTTACGAGCCAAGATTGGTGTCACCAAGGTtcctccatcttga
- the LOC103837659 gene encoding protein GRIP translates to MAEEREEENGGTPHSDDELLRMIAELRLENDFLRSQFKDQAEVVDSSSQVKQLEERVESLSREIDVEKQTRVAAEQALEHLRESYSEADARAQEYSTKFSQAQEKLEQEIKEREEKYADLDAKFTRLHKRAKQRIQEVQKEKDDLDARFREVSETAERASSQHSSMQQDLERTRQQANEALKAMDAERQQLRSANNKLRDTIEELRASLQPKENKIETLQQSLLDKDQVLEDLKNQLQAVEERKQAAVTELSAKHQKNLESLEAQVIDALSERDKAAETISTLQVLLAEKESKIAEMEAAATGEAARLRAAAETLKGELAHLKAENEKEKESWEASCDALKSKLEIAESNYLRAETEVAKMRSQLGSEMSMQTQMLSTKDAELKGAREEIDRLQSEFSSYKIRAHALLQKKDMELAAAKDSEQIKSLEEALKEAEKEVYLVSSERDKARQDLQGALASLEKELEERAGALKDASEQIKSLELKLDSTFARNQAEKQAWEEDLRVLEETWRRRCEALTAQNEASSAEDLEKELEDAKLRNKRMKEEHESVRELADRLIEEKDREISRLVDEIKNLRKSMESKPVVHHYGNNNTESKQEDVSNLSTSAAEHQILILARQQAQREEELAQTQRHILALQDEIEELERENRLHSQQEAMLKTELREMERKQKREGVDMTYLKNVILKLLETGEVEALLPVVGMLLQFSPEEIQKCQQAYHSSTTTATATEASVGGVASEGSGLSLFSRFSFS, encoded by the exons ATGGCCgaggagagagaagaagaaaacggTGGCACTCCTCACTCCGACGATGAGTTACTGCGAATGATTGCTGAACTGAGATTAGAAAACGACTTCCTCAGATCCCAGTTTAAGGACCAAGCGGAAGTGGTGGACTCGTCATCTCAAGTGAAACAACTTGAAGAAAGGGTGGAATCATTGAGTAGAGAAATCGATGTAGAGAAACAAACTCGAGTTGCGGCTGAGCAAGCTCTTGAGCATCTTAGGGAGTCCTACTCTGAGGCTGATGCAAGAGCTCAAGAATACTCCACCAAGTTTTCCCAAG ctcaggagaaactggagCAGGAGATCAAAGAGCGCGAAGAGAAGTACGCTGACCTGGACGCCAAGTTCACTAGGCTTCACAAAAGGGCTAAACAACGCATTCAAGAAGTCCAAAAG GAAAAAGACGATCTTGACGCTCGTTTCCGGGAAGTGAGTGAAACAGCTGAACGAGCATCTTCGCAGCACTCGTCTATGCAGCAAGACTTGGAGCGCACTAGGCAACAGGCTAATGAAGCACTCAAAGCTATGGATGCGGAGAGGCAACAGCTAAGGAGTGCCAATAACAA GCTTAGGGATACTATCGAGGAACTACGTGCCTCGTTGCAGCCTAAAGAAAATAAGATTGAGACGTTGCAACAGTCACTTCTTGACAAGGACCAG GTGCTGGAGGACCTGAAGAATCAATTACAAGCCGTGGAAGAGAGAAAGCAAGCTGCAGTTACTGAGTTGTCAGCCAAACATCAGAAG AACTTAGAGAGTTTGGAAGCACAGGTCATAGATGCTTTATCTGAGAGGGACAAAGCAGCCGAAACCATTTCGACTCTGCAG gtACTACTTGCAGAGAAGGAATCAAAAATTGCAGAGATGGAGGCAGCTGCAACTGGCGAAGCAGCAAGGTTAAGGGCTGCTGCAGAAACTCTTAAAGGAGAGCTCGCACACCTTAAAGCGGAGAAT GAAAAAGAAAAGGAGTCTTGGGAAGCTTCATGTGATGCTCTCAAATCTAAACTGGAAATCGCTGAAAGCAACTACTTACGCGCCGAAACCGAAGTGGCTAAAATGAGAA GTCAGCTGGGGTCTGAAATGTCCATGCAGACCCAGATGCTAAGCACTAAAGATGCTGAACTCAAAGGTGCAAGAGAAGAg ATCGACCGTCTCCAAAGTGAATTTTCTTCTTACAAGATCCGTGCTCACGCGCTTCTTCAAAAGAAGGACATGGAGCTGGCTGCAGCTAAAGACTCTGAACAGATCAAATCTCTTGAGGAAGCTTTAAAA gaAGCTGAAAAGGAAGTATATTTGGTATCGTCAGAGAGGGACAAGGCACGGCAAGATCTTCAGGGTGCTTTAGCTAGTCTTGAAAAAGAACTTGAGGAAAG AGCTGGAGCACTTAAAGATGCCAGCGAGCAGATCAAAAGTCTTGAATTGAAGCTTGATTCCACTTTTGCTCGCAATCAGGCGGAGAAACAAGCGTGGGAAGAAGACCTTCGAGTTTTAGAAGAAACATGGCGAC GAAGATGTGAGGCTTTAACCGCTCAAAATGAAGCATCGTCTGCAGAAGATCTAGAAAAAGAACTCGAAGATGCTAAGCTGAGGAATAAACGAATGAAG GAGGAGCATGAATCAGTACGTGAGCTTGCAGATAGACTCATTGAGGAAAAGGATCGAGAGATATCCAGACTCGTGGATGAAATTAAAAACCTTCGAAAATCTATGGAATCAAAACCAGTA GTTCACCACTATGGGAACAACAACACAG AGTCAAAACAGGAGGATGTATCTAACTTGAGCACGTCTGCCGCAGAACACCAGATTCTG atattggCAAGGCAACAAGCTCAGAGGGAAGAAGAATTGGCACAGACACAGCGGCATATTTTAGCTCTTCAG GATGAAATCGAGGAGCTTGAGCGCGAAAACCGGCTTCACAGTCAACAG GAAGCCATGCTAAAAACGGAGTTGAGGGAGATGGAAAGAAAACAGAAAAGAGAAGGTGTAGATATGACATACCTAAAGAATGTAATTTTAAAGCTGTTAGAAACag GTGAAGTGGAAGCTTTACTTCCGGTAGTGGGAATGTTGCTCCAGTTCAGTCCGGAGGAG ATCCAAAAGTGTCAGCAAGCGTACCATAGCTCAACGACAACAGCAACAGCAACGGAAGCGAGTGTAGGTGGTGTGGCAAGTGAAGGTTCAGGTCTGTCCCTCTTCTCAAGATTCTCATTTTCCTAG
- the LOC103837660 gene encoding phosphoinositide phosphatase SAC6 (The RefSeq protein has 4 substitutions compared to this genomic sequence), whose amino-acid sequence MEAPPKHRLHSGLRLWEFPDQYVIEPTDGSAAPCLDISRLDGSMKLIDQVAECNSLRVPKIRSIFGVVGMLKLLAGSYLVVVTESESVGSFLGHPIFKINSLKVLPCDHSLKNSPEEQKKVETDFSRLLSVAERTNGLYFSYEINLTLSAQRLHDLGDESKSLPLWRQAEPRFLWNNYMLEVLIDNKLDQFLLPVIQGSFHSFQTAIGRDIVDITLIARRCTRRNGTRMWRRGADPDGYVANFVESEQIVHMNGYTSSFVQIRGSMPFMWDQIVDLTYKPKFEIVQPEEAARIAERHFLDLRKKYGSVLAVDLVNKHGGEGRLSERFAGAMQHINGDDVRYLHFDFHHICGHIHFERLAILYEQMEDFLDKNGYFLLNEKGEKMKEQSGIVRTNCIDCLDRTNVTQSMIGRKMLELQLRRIGVFGAEEAISSHLNFDERYKILWANHGDDISIQYSGTPALKGDFVRYGRRTVQGVLNDGWNALARYYLNNFADGTKQDAIDLVQGHYIVAVNRDMAPVPRKGGLEAVANFPVALAVVLISLWFATMSVKRAGSDYRHLFFSLVWAGISVAVAAVMRANGRIFCNRPRLHKPRP is encoded by the exons ATGGAGGCTCCTCCTAAGCACAGATTACACTCTGGCTTGCGTTTATGGGAATTCCCTGATCAGTACGTTATCGAGCCGACTGATGGTTCGGCCGCTCCATGCTTGGACATTAGTCGTCTTGACGGCTCCATGAAGCTTATTG ATCAAGTCGCTGAATGCAACTCTTTGCGTGTCCCTAAGATCCGTTCTATTTTCGGTGTCGTTGGGATGCTAAAGCTCCTTGCAG GATCATACTTGGTGGTGGTGACAGAGAGCGAATCTGTTGGCTCGTTTCTAGGGCatactattttcaaaattaattccCTCAAGGTTCTTCCTTGTGATCATTCACTTAAAAACTCGCCTGAAGAACAG AAAAAGGTGGAGACTGACTTCTCTAGGCTGCTAAATGTTGCAGAGAGGACAAATGGTCTCTACTTTTCATATGAAATTAACTTGACTCTCAg TGCACAGCGCTTGCATGATTTGGGGGATGAGTCTAAGTCGCTTCCTCTGTGGAGACAG GCTGAGCCTAGATTTCTTTGGAACAATTATATGTTAGAAGTGCTTATCGATAATAAG CTTGATCAGTTCTTGCTTCCAGTAATTCAAGGAA GTTTCCATAGTTTTCAAACAGCCATTGGAAGAGATATCGTTGACATTACTCTGATTGCTAGGAGGTGCACCAGAAGAAATG GTACCCGCATGTGGCGAAGAGGAGCTGACCCTGATGGTTATGTTGCTAATTTTGTGGAGAGTGAGCAAATTGTACACATGAACGGATACACATCATCATTTGTTCAG ATTAGAGGATCCATGCCTTTTATGTGGGATCAGATTGTAGATCTGACCTACAAGCCCAAATTTGAGATTGTCCAACCTGAAGAAGCT GCGAGGATAGCTGAGCGTCACTTTCTGGACCTCAGGAAAAAATATGGATCAGTTTTGGCTGTTGATCTTGTCAATAAG CATGGAGGTGAGGGGCGATTAAGCGAGAGGTTTGCAGGTGCTATGCAGCACATCAACGGTGATGATGTAAG ATACCTGCACTTTGATTTTCATCACATATGTGGGCATATTCACTTTGAGCGCTTAGCAATTCTGTATGAGCAGATGGAGGATTTCCTTGACAAAAACGG GTACTTTTTGTTGAACGAAAAGGGTGAGAAAATGAAGGAGCAGTCTGGTATTGTGCGCACTAACTGCATAGATTGCTTAGACCGTACAAATGTCACGCAG AGCATGATAGGCCGCAAGATGCTGGAACTTCAACTCAGAAGGATTGGTGTTTTTGGCGCCGAAGAAGCTATAAGCTCGCATCTAAATTTTGACGAGCGctataaaatat TATGGGCTAATCACGGTGATGACATTAGCATTCAGTACTCCGGCACTCCTGCACTTAAAGGAGATTTTGTCAG gtATGGTCGAAGGACTGTTCAAGGGGTCCTTAATGATGGCTGGAATGCCCTCGCACGCTACTACCTGAACAACTTTGCTGATGGAACTAAGCAG GATGCGATTGATCTTGTGCAAGGACACTATATAGTTGCTGTGAGCCGAGACATGGCTCCTGTGCCTCGAAAGGGAGGTCTTGAGGCTGTAGCC AACTTTCCAGTGGCTTTGGCTGTGGTTCTGATCAGTTTATGGTTTGCAACAATGTCTGTGAAACGAG CTGGGAGTGATTACAGGCACTTGTTTTTCTCATTGGTATGGACGGGTATCAGTGTGGCTGTAGCGGCAGTCATGAGGGCCAACGGCCGGATCTTCTGCAACAGGCCTCGTCTGCACAAGCCCAGACCTTGA